Proteins encoded in a region of the Longimicrobium sp. genome:
- a CDS encoding M24 family metallopeptidase — MRRTVLLLTLLSAAPAAAQERPFGTLREQAATRQEWLRLRLERVLPRLMREQGVAMWIVPMREYNEDPVFSSLVSPTTMAARRRTIYVFCDRGGERGVEKVAIGGSTQGGLYRVVRDPDAPVGTAGTTRRPAEPYGPDQWKLLAPLVEACDPRTIAVNVSATHAFSDGLTVGEWEGLQGALPPRFRERVVRRELLPLQLIEERLPEQVARYVEMQRVVHDIISTAFSERVIRPGETRTEDVVWWMRQRVNDLGLGTWFQPSVDVQRPGVEMGDSANPVIRRGDVLHCDFGITALGLNTDTQHMGYVLRHGETDAPAGLRAALARGNRLQDILLEEMRPGRTGNQVLAAARARMRTEGIDGTIYTHPIGAHGHGAGPLIGLWDRQEGVPGRGDVPLRPNSWFSIELQATTPVPEWNGQPVRMGLEEEARLDEGGARHWVLRRQERFHLVK, encoded by the coding sequence ATGCGCCGAACCGTACTCCTCCTCACCCTTCTCTCCGCCGCGCCCGCCGCCGCGCAGGAGCGCCCCTTCGGTACGCTGCGCGAGCAGGCGGCGACGCGGCAGGAGTGGCTCCGGCTTCGGCTGGAGCGCGTGCTGCCGCGGCTGATGCGAGAGCAGGGCGTGGCGATGTGGATCGTCCCGATGCGCGAGTACAACGAAGATCCCGTCTTCTCATCGCTCGTCTCGCCGACGACGATGGCGGCGCGGCGGCGCACCATCTACGTCTTCTGCGACAGGGGCGGAGAGCGTGGTGTCGAAAAGGTGGCGATCGGAGGGTCGACGCAGGGCGGGCTGTACCGCGTGGTGCGCGACCCCGATGCGCCCGTGGGCACCGCCGGCACCACCCGGCGCCCCGCCGAGCCGTACGGCCCCGACCAGTGGAAGCTCCTCGCACCGCTGGTGGAGGCGTGCGACCCGCGCACCATCGCGGTGAACGTGTCGGCGACGCACGCGTTTTCGGATGGGCTCACGGTGGGCGAGTGGGAGGGGCTGCAGGGCGCGCTCCCGCCCCGCTTCCGCGAGCGGGTGGTGCGGCGCGAGCTGCTTCCGCTGCAGCTCATCGAGGAGCGCCTCCCCGAGCAGGTCGCGCGCTACGTGGAGATGCAGCGCGTGGTGCACGACATCATCTCCACCGCCTTTTCCGAGCGCGTGATCCGGCCGGGCGAGACGCGCACGGAGGACGTGGTCTGGTGGATGCGGCAGCGGGTGAACGACCTGGGGCTCGGCACCTGGTTCCAGCCCAGCGTCGACGTGCAGCGCCCGGGAGTGGAAATGGGCGACTCCGCAAACCCCGTCATCCGCCGCGGAGACGTGCTGCACTGCGACTTCGGGATCACGGCGCTGGGGCTGAACACGGACACGCAGCACATGGGCTACGTCCTGCGCCACGGCGAGACGGACGCCCCCGCCGGGCTGCGCGCCGCCCTCGCGCGCGGCAACCGCCTGCAGGACATCCTGCTGGAGGAGATGCGCCCCGGACGCACGGGCAACCAGGTGCTCGCGGCCGCCCGAGCCCGCATGCGCACGGAGGGAATCGACGGCACCATCTACACGCACCCCATCGGCGCGCACGGCCACGGCGCCGGCCCGCTGATCGGCCTGTGGGACCGCCAGGAGGGCGTGCCCGGCCGCGGTGACGTCCCGCTGCGCCCCAACAGCTGGTTCAGCATCGAGCTCCAGGCCACCACGCCGGTGCCCGAGTGGAACGGCCAGCCCGTGCGCATGGGGCTGGAGGAGGAAGCGCGGCTGGACGAGGGCGGCGCGCGGCACTGGGTGCTGCGGCGGCAGGAGCGGTTCCATCTGGTGAAGTAG
- a CDS encoding glycerophosphodiester phosphodiesterase family protein: protein MIFPDRPLVLGHRGSPARAPENTLLAFRLAREEGADGVELDVQPGGDGTPVVIHDATLDRTTDREGAVSAMSWAEVSAARSRGEPVPRLEQAAAWAAESGAWLNVEIKSPGAEAASIAGIEAAGVLDRTFFSSFLPDVVARVGELAPHAARFLLTERWDDVARRTVRRLGVRGVCLHHSAATPAALAELQGAGLDAVVWTVDDPGRLRELLRAGVSGVITNHPARGVEALREVMGGI, encoded by the coding sequence ATGATCTTTCCCGACCGTCCCCTGGTGCTGGGCCACCGCGGCTCCCCCGCGCGCGCGCCGGAGAACACGCTGCTCGCCTTCCGCCTGGCCCGCGAGGAGGGGGCAGACGGGGTGGAGCTGGACGTACAGCCGGGGGGCGACGGCACGCCCGTGGTGATCCACGACGCGACGCTGGACCGCACCACCGACCGCGAGGGCGCGGTGTCGGCGATGTCGTGGGCGGAGGTGTCGGCGGCGCGCTCGCGGGGCGAGCCGGTGCCGCGGCTGGAGCAGGCGGCGGCGTGGGCGGCGGAAAGCGGCGCATGGCTCAACGTCGAGATCAAGTCGCCGGGTGCGGAGGCGGCGTCGATCGCGGGCATCGAGGCGGCGGGTGTCCTCGATCGCACCTTCTTTTCGTCCTTTCTGCCGGACGTAGTGGCCCGAGTGGGAGAGCTGGCGCCGCACGCCGCGCGCTTCCTCCTCACCGAGCGCTGGGACGACGTTGCGCGGAGGACGGTGCGGCGGCTGGGGGTCCGCGGCGTGTGCCTCCACCACTCCGCCGCCACGCCCGCCGCGCTGGCCGAGCTGCAAGGCGCTGGGCTGGACGCGGTGGTGTGGACGGTGGACGATCCTGGGCGGCTGCGCGAGCTGCTGCGCGCGGGAGTCAGCGGCGTGATCACCAACCACCCCGCGCGGGGGGTGGAGGCGCTTCGCGAGGTGATGGGCGGCATCTAA
- a CDS encoding DUF5916 domain-containing protein, translating into MRPSIPLRIAALAAVLATPAAAQNAVQASNTTAAAHDKPVPSVQAAPRAEAIVLDGVLNEGIWSTASMAGDFRQQEPKEGEPATQRTEVRFAFDDEALYVGARMRDTLGAAGVRTRLARRDQSVEGDYIQLVFDTFHDHTGRTVFQINPSGVKYDAGQASSNADPSWDPIWQAATRVDSAGWTAELRIPWAQLRFSREAQQTWGMQIWRYVERLNEMSMWSFWGRQEAGGPPRFGHLEGMRIDKRPRGVELMPYAVARASYVRPTQPGSPFQDASAYDSRIGGDVRMLLGSNLTLSATINPDFGQVEQDPAVVNLSAFESYFEEKRPFFVEGSGLLSFGGLNCFNCSNVEGMSLFYSRRIGRAPQGALPGGLDFTEVPRNTRMLGAAKLTGRTGGGWQLGALEAVTAREVAQVQATDGTRDEVAVEPFTNYALARARRTTGGGRYTWGVIGTSVIRRFGTGDDALRDRIPSHAETVGADWNLYSAGQKYRLMGNFALSNVQGDSLAIGRLQRSSARYFDRPDRVSGGNGIFSDEYDLGGTAMRGFGGYARASKETGNWLWETGLNYRSPGFEVNDMAFMNRADYVWMNANLLRQWTKPGSWYRRLTWIGGGQQQHNFDGDRTDLQAASYVGGQFLNYWNWAGYFQYRPGVYDDRVTRGAGVVRRPTDWFGFVNLSTDNRKPLVLSLNPSWSGNEEGSRSFNASGSARFKPASNVQITLGPSFTTSHSAAQFVRRFDDPSATAFFGRRAVFAEIEQRTLSLNTRLNWTFTPDLTLELFAQPFVATGDYESFKEFVRPRELDKHEFDAAQLTPVMADGRVTSYTLDPDRDPATANFSFGNPDFNVRSLRGSAVLRWEYRPGSTLFFVWQQERSGAAGYGDFAFDRDATAVFRQHPDNIFVIKASYWMGR; encoded by the coding sequence ATGCGACCCTCGATCCCGCTCCGAATCGCCGCCCTGGCCGCCGTGCTCGCCACGCCGGCGGCGGCGCAGAACGCCGTGCAGGCGTCCAACACCACCGCGGCGGCGCACGACAAGCCGGTGCCCTCCGTGCAGGCCGCGCCCAGGGCGGAGGCGATCGTGCTGGACGGGGTGCTCAACGAAGGGATCTGGAGCACGGCGTCCATGGCCGGCGACTTCCGGCAGCAGGAGCCGAAGGAGGGCGAGCCCGCCACGCAGCGGACCGAGGTGCGCTTCGCCTTCGACGACGAGGCGCTCTACGTGGGCGCGCGGATGCGGGACACGCTGGGCGCGGCCGGGGTGCGCACCCGCCTCGCGCGCCGCGACCAGAGCGTGGAGGGCGACTACATCCAGCTCGTCTTCGACACCTTTCACGACCACACCGGCCGCACCGTCTTCCAGATCAACCCATCCGGCGTGAAGTACGACGCGGGACAGGCCTCCTCGAACGCCGACCCTTCGTGGGACCCCATCTGGCAGGCGGCCACCAGGGTCGACTCCGCCGGGTGGACGGCCGAGCTGCGCATCCCGTGGGCGCAGCTCCGCTTCTCGCGCGAGGCGCAGCAGACGTGGGGGATGCAGATCTGGCGCTACGTGGAGCGGCTCAACGAGATGTCGATGTGGTCGTTCTGGGGACGGCAGGAGGCGGGCGGGCCGCCGCGCTTCGGGCACCTGGAGGGGATGCGCATCGACAAGCGGCCGCGCGGCGTGGAGTTGATGCCGTACGCCGTGGCGCGCGCATCGTACGTGCGCCCCACGCAGCCGGGGAGCCCCTTTCAGGACGCCAGCGCCTACGACTCGCGCATCGGCGGCGACGTGCGGATGCTGCTGGGCTCCAACCTGACCCTCTCCGCCACCATCAACCCGGACTTCGGGCAGGTGGAGCAGGACCCCGCAGTGGTGAACCTTTCCGCCTTTGAAAGCTACTTCGAGGAGAAGCGCCCCTTCTTCGTGGAAGGGAGCGGGCTTCTGTCGTTCGGCGGGCTCAACTGCTTCAACTGCAGCAACGTGGAGGGGATGTCGCTCTTCTACTCGCGGCGCATCGGGCGGGCGCCGCAGGGGGCGCTTCCCGGGGGGCTCGACTTCACCGAGGTGCCGCGCAACACGCGCATGCTGGGCGCCGCCAAGCTCACCGGGCGCACGGGCGGCGGGTGGCAGCTCGGCGCGCTGGAGGCGGTGACGGCGCGCGAGGTGGCGCAGGTGCAGGCGACGGACGGCACGCGCGACGAGGTGGCGGTGGAGCCGTTCACCAACTACGCGCTGGCCCGCGCGCGCCGCACCACGGGGGGCGGGCGCTACACCTGGGGCGTGATCGGCACCTCCGTCATCCGCCGCTTCGGCACGGGCGACGATGCGCTGCGAGACCGCATCCCCTCGCACGCCGAGACGGTGGGGGCGGATTGGAACCTGTACTCCGCGGGGCAGAAGTACCGGCTGATGGGGAACTTCGCCCTCTCCAACGTGCAGGGGGACTCGCTGGCCATCGGCCGTCTGCAGCGCTCCAGCGCGCGCTACTTCGACCGGCCGGACCGGGTGAGCGGCGGCAACGGGATCTTCTCCGACGAGTACGACCTCGGGGGCACGGCGATGCGCGGCTTCGGCGGCTACGCGCGCGCATCCAAGGAGACGGGGAACTGGCTGTGGGAGACGGGGCTCAACTACCGCAGCCCCGGCTTCGAGGTCAACGACATGGCCTTCATGAACCGCGCGGACTACGTGTGGATGAACGCCAACCTGCTGCGGCAGTGGACCAAGCCGGGCTCGTGGTACCGCCGGCTCACCTGGATCGGCGGCGGGCAGCAGCAGCACAACTTCGACGGCGACCGCACCGACCTGCAGGCGGCGTCGTACGTCGGCGGGCAGTTCCTCAACTATTGGAACTGGGCCGGCTACTTCCAGTACCGGCCGGGCGTCTACGACGACCGCGTCACGCGCGGCGCGGGCGTCGTGCGCCGCCCGACGGACTGGTTCGGCTTCGTCAACCTGAGCACCGACAACCGCAAGCCGCTGGTCCTCTCGCTGAACCCGTCGTGGAGCGGGAACGAGGAAGGCTCGCGCTCGTTCAACGCGTCGGGGAGCGCGCGCTTCAAGCCCGCCAGCAACGTGCAGATCACGCTGGGCCCGTCGTTCACCACCAGCCACAGCGCCGCGCAGTTCGTCCGCCGCTTCGATGACCCGAGCGCCACCGCCTTCTTTGGTCGCCGCGCCGTCTTCGCGGAGATCGAGCAGCGCACGCTTTCGCTGAACACGCGCCTCAACTGGACCTTTACCCCGGACCTTACGCTGGAACTGTTCGCGCAGCCCTTTGTGGCCACCGGCGACTACGAGTCGTTCAAGGAGTTCGTGCGCCCGCGCGAGCTGGACAAGCACGAGTTCGACGCGGCGCAGCTCACGCCCGTGATGGCGGACGGCCGTGTGACTTCCTACACGCTGGACCCGGACCGCGACCCGGCCACGGCGAACTTCTCGTTCGGCAATCCGGACTTCAACGTCCGCTCGCTGCGCGGCAGCGCGGTGCTGCGCTGGGAGTACCGCCCGGGCTCCACGCTGTTCTTCGTGTGGCAGCAGGAGCGCAGCGGCGCAGCCGGCTACGGCGACTTCGCCTTCGACCGCGACGCCACGGCCGTTTTCCGCCAGCACCCGGACAACATCTTCGTGATCAAGGCGAGCTACTGGATGGGGCGGTAA
- a CDS encoding pyridoxamine 5'-phosphate oxidase family protein, with protein MGKVVECITPELKAFIEAQPLFFVATAPLAGDGHVNLSPKGLDCLRVLSPSRVAYLDLIGSGNETAAHLHENGRITFMFCAFAGPPRILRLYGTGEVILPDSAQWAEQSSGFPSYPGIRHIVRAEVSRVQTSCGFAVPLMEYSAQRETLLKWAEEKSDALPAYQWEKNTRSIDGLSAPVAAHVSRTP; from the coding sequence ATGGGCAAGGTGGTGGAGTGCATCACGCCGGAGCTGAAGGCCTTCATCGAGGCGCAGCCGCTGTTCTTTGTCGCCACCGCTCCACTTGCCGGTGACGGGCACGTGAACCTGTCGCCCAAAGGGCTGGACTGCTTGCGCGTGCTCTCCCCCAGCCGGGTCGCATACCTGGACCTGATAGGGAGTGGCAACGAAACGGCGGCCCACCTGCACGAGAACGGCCGCATCACGTTCATGTTCTGCGCGTTTGCGGGTCCTCCGCGCATCCTGCGGCTGTACGGTACTGGCGAGGTGATTCTGCCTGACAGCGCTCAGTGGGCGGAGCAGTCGAGCGGGTTCCCTTCATACCCCGGCATCCGCCACATCGTCCGCGCGGAGGTTTCCCGGGTGCAGACGTCGTGCGGGTTCGCGGTTCCGCTCATGGAGTACAGCGCACAGCGTGAAACACTGTTGAAGTGGGCGGAGGAGAAAAGCGATGCGCTTCCCGCCTACCAGTGGGAAAAGAACACACGCAGCATCGACGGGCTTTCCGCGCCGGTCGCCGCCCACGTGTCGCGCACCCCCTGA